The following are encoded in a window of Ranitomeya variabilis isolate aRanVar5 chromosome 6, aRanVar5.hap1, whole genome shotgun sequence genomic DNA:
- the LOC143781670 gene encoding lymphocyte antigen 6E-like, with product MMAAYTSLILVIALCVATVYSLNCYTCSLQTSNANCQTSTTCSSGTAYCQTIVGSASSGGISASVISKTCETSCTAGTYSVSGATATTSCCNTDLCNVSGGASIKASSATIILVLGSLLTILRSSVL from the exons ATGATGGCAGCATACACAAGCCTCATCCTGGTGATCGCCCTCTGTGTGGCCACAG TTTACTCGCTGAATTGTTACACCTGCTCATTACAAACTTCCAATGCCAATTGTCAGACTTCGACAACCTGCAGCAGCGGAACAGCGTATTGTCAGACCATAGTGGGATCAGCCTCCTCTG GTGGGATTTCGGCCTCCGTCATCAGTAAGACATGTGAAACATCCTGCACTGCAGGCACCTACAGCGTCTCCGGCGCCACCGCCACCACCTCCTGCTGCAACACCGACCTGTGTAATGTCAGCGGCGGCGCCAGCATCAAGGCCAGCTCTGCCACCATCATCCTGGTGCTGGGATCCCTCCTGACAATCCTGAGGAGCTCAGTCCTGTAA